GGTGCTTAATCTGACATCTTTTAAGCGCAAAATTTTGGGACGCCGTTTCAATATTGAACTCGACCATTCTCGCCGCAGGTCGCAAAGTTGCGAAGCGCTGCGGCGCCGGTCATGTACCGGGGCCAATTGTGACGACAGTCTCGTCCTTGCAATGGATTTTACCCGATATTCAGAGGCAGCGCAGCAATCGTATGGCGTGGCCAGCGCCACGGTGCGAGGCAGACCGCATCGCCGCGCAATGTGAGCCGCGCTGCCCAGGGATTGGCAACAAGCCAATGCGCCGCCGCGCGGGAGATGCGCCTGCACTGCGCTGCGTCGATGGCTGTCATCGCGGCCGTGATATCGGGCCGAAATTTGACTTCGACAAAGACGATTGCATCATATTTGCGGGCGACGAGATCGATCTCGCCGCCGGCGGCGCCATAGCGTCGAGCAAGGATGCGATAGCCTTTGAGGCGCAAATAAAGGATGGCGATCGTTTCGGCATGCCATCCGGCAGCCAGAGCGCGTCGTCTTTTTTCGACGGATTTCGAATGGGATGTCATCGACGCCGGTGACGCTCGAGAGGCTTGGCCTCATAGCATGGCCCTATCCGAAAATTCTGCCAAGCTTCGGGCGTCGCCTATCGCGTCCGGGCCGAAAGTTCGATCGCCCGCGCATAGACTTTTCGCCGCGGCTGCCCGGTCTCGGCAGCGATGACCGTCGCGGCCTCCTTCACCGATAAAGTCTCCAGCGCCTTGCTGATTTTTGCATCGAGATCGGCGGGATCCAGAATGGCCGCCTCGTCCGAGGGCGGCGCGACAAGCAGCACGATTTCACCCTTGGGCGTCGGGCCTTCCGCCAGCGCGGTCGCGAGATCGGCGAGAGACCCGCGCCGCACCGTCTCGAAATGCTTGGTCAGTTCACGTGCCATGGCCGCCTCGCGCGGGCCGAGGACGGCGTGGAGATCGGCGAGCGCCTCGGCAACCCGATGCGGCGATTCGAAAAAGACCAGAGTGCCCGGAATCGCGGCAAGTTCGGCGATGCGCTGGCGCCGCGCGACCGATTTCGTCGGCAGAAATCCTTCGAAAAAGAAGCGATCGGTCGGCAGGCCGGCGACGACGAGGGCCGCCAGCACGGCAGAGGCGCCCGGGACACTGGTCAGCGGAATATTTTCGGCGAGGGCCGCCGCGACGAGCTTAAAGCCGGGATCCGAAATCAGCGGCGTGCCGGCGTCGGAGACGAGCGCCAACGCCGCGCCATTTGCGAGGCGCGCGAGCAAATGTGGTCGCATCACCGCGGCATTGTGCTCATGATAGGCGACGAGCGGCGTCGCGATCCCATAATGCGCCAAGAGTTTCTTGGTGACCCGCGTGTCTTCGGCGACGACGACATCGGCGGCTGCCAGCGTCGCCAAGGCGCGCAGCGAGATATCGGCGAGATTGCCGATCGGCGTGGCAACGACATGCAGGCCGGGCGCGAGCGGTTCGGCCTCCGCCTTCAGCCCAAAGGCCGTATAGGTCTTTGTCGCCGTGCCGACAAAGGGCCGGGGCACTGCCAGCGTGTCGTCCGTTTTGGCCTCTGCGTCCTCGTTCATGACCTGCCTCATGGCGGTGATTGGCCATAGTTTGAACGAAGTGTTCTATATATCGTCCGTGTGTTCTCTAAATAGAACCGTTCGCGTGTTACGACAAGTGGGGAAAGCGCCGGTCGCGACGCCGCATCGATTTACTTTCCGTTGCGCGGCGCGTGATATTATGTCTGAAAGATCGGAGAAGTTCAGGCTCTTGTTTCGGCGCCATCTCCTTGGTGCCGCATGATCTGGAACCAGCCTGTCGAAAAGTGTCGCCATCCGAATGCTCCGGAGGCGACCCGCTGCAGGGAGTCTCGCCTTGGCCAATGACACTTCCAACTGGCGTGCCCGGCTCGGGATGCACGGCTTCAGGGCGCGTGGATCCAGCCTAAGGGGAATCGGCGCCGCTGCTGCGCGTGTGGCCATGCTCGCCGCGACTTTGAGCCTCGGCGCTTGCGGCGCCTTCAATACGGCTGGCAATGGCGGCGCCAGCGATGATTTGGCCGTGGCCGCGCCGGTCGATCCGGTCCAAACGCAGGCTTTGCCGGCTCCGCAGGGCGCCACTCAGATCGGCACCGGGCCGGTGAAAGTCGCCTTGATTTTGCCGCTCACCCAGGGGACGGCGCCAAGTTCGGTGGGCACTTCTCTCCGGAACGCCGCCGATCTCGCGCTTTCGGAAGCCGGCAACACGGACATCACTTTGCTTGTCAAGGACGACCAGTCGACGCCGGCTGGCGCGCAAGCGGCGGCCCAGGCCGCTGTTGCCGACGGCGCCGATTTGATCATCGGGCCGCTCTACTCGCCGAATGTTCGCGCCGCGGCGGGGATCACCACCGCCGCCAAAAAGCCGATGATCGCGTTTTCGACCGATGCATCGGTTGCGCAACCGGGCGTCTATCTGCTGTCGTTTCTGGTCGAGACCTATGTCGACCGCATCGTCGACTACGCCATGTCGCAAGGCAAGCGATCCTTCGCCGCGCTCATCCCGGACAATGATTACGGCCGCATTGCCGCGGCGGAGTTTCAGCAGGTGGCGGCGCGGCGCGGCGTCAGGGTGATGGAGATCGATCATTATCAGCCGCAGACGATGAATGCCGCGGTTCAAAAGATTGCCGCGCTTGGCAATCAGATCGACGCGCTCTTCATTGCCGATCAGGCCAGCGCGATGCCGGCTATGGCACGCGCGCTCACGGCCAATAACCTCAATTCGCACAAGCTGCAGATCCTTGGAACCGGCTTGTGGAATGATCCACGCGTGCTGTCTCTGCCGGCGCTTCAAGGCGCCTGGTTCGCGGCGCCGGACAATACGGGCTTCAATGCTTTTGCGGCGCGCTACCGCGCCAAATATGGTTCCGATCCGACGCGCATCGCAACGCTGAGCTATGATGCTGTGTCGCTCGCCGTCGCGCTGGCGCATCGGCCGGGTCCGGACCGTTTTTCGACGGCCATACTCACCAATCGTGCCGGGTTCAACGGTGCCGACGGTGTCTTCCGCTTCCAGCCTAACGGTTTGAACGACCGTGGCCTTGCCATTATGAAGATCGATAATGGAATGGCTGCGCAAGTCAGCCCCGCGCCGCATGTGCTCACTGCGTCCTCAACCTGAGTTAGCGTTGCGGTATAGGCGGGCGGGAATCGGCCTTAAGCGTCATGTGGTGGCGCCAACCGGCCTTTCAGCCGCGCGATCATGCGGGCAAAGACATCGCTCGCGGGGACGGCGCGCGCGAGGATGAGCGCACCTTGAAGGGCGGCCACGGTATCTTCGGCGAGCGCTTGCGCAGTGTCCGTATCATGGCCGGCACGTGCGAGCGCATCGGTCAGCGCCTGCGTCCACGCGCTGAAATATGAACCGACCTGTTGCCCGAATCGATCGCGCGAGTCGCCGAGCGCCAAAACGCCGACGAGACATAGACGCCGCCCGGAACGGAAATAATCGTCGACCGCGATCAGCATATGCTCGATCGCGCTCCACGGTTGCTCGTCTTGCCGGAGCGGCTTGAAAATATGGGTCTCGAACCAGAGGTCGATTTCCGCGAGAACGGCCGCGGCCATTTCTGATTTTCCACCAGGGAAAAAATTATACAGACTGCCTTTGCCGAGGCCGGTTTTTTCGGTGATCAGCGAAAGACTCGCGCCTTCGAAGCCATGCTCGCGAAACACTTCCGCGAGTGCTGCGAGCACCTCGGCACGATCACGGCCGCGCGGCGACACGGGTTTTAGAGTCCCTGTTCCGCGAGGCCGGGCGCATCATTGGGCCTCGGCCCCGCCGGCCAGAAGAATTTGCGCGCGGCTTCTGTGATTGGGACATCATTGATGCTCGCTTCGCGCCGCCGCATGAGCCCGGCCGCGTCGAACTCCCATTGCTCATTGCCATAGGATCTATACCAATTGTCGGCGGCGTCGCGCCATTCATATTGGAAGCGCACCGCGATGCGGTTCTCGTGAAAGCCCCAAAGCTCTTTGATCAGACGATAGTCGAGTTCTTTCGCCCATTTGCGCGCGAGGAACTCGATGATGGCCGCGCGGCCTTGCAGAAATTCGGAGCGGTTGCGCCAGATGCTGTCCTCGGTATAGGCGCCGGCGACCTTGACGGGATCGCGCCCGTTCCAGGCGTTTTCGGCAAGGCGGACTTTCTGGGTCGCGGTTTCGAAGGTGAAGGGCGGCAGCGGGGGGCGGAGGTCGGACATTTGCAGGCTCCCGATTTCGAATGCGTGACACTTGACTCATGCGTTTATTTGTACCGATTAGTACAAATAAACGCATGCAAGGTCAATTCGGGATAGCCGCGACAAAAAAATGCCGAGGGAAATGGGCTTCCCTCGGCATTTGCCGAAAACGGATGGCGCTTTTGCGCGAGGAACGGAGCTCAGAGTCCGTCGAACAGCGCGGTCGACAGATAACGCTCGGCAAAGGACGGGATGATGATCACGATATTCTTGCCTTCGAATTCGGGGCGCAGACCGATTTCGACGGCTGCCGCGACAGCGGCGCCTGACGAAATGCCGACAGGGATGCCTTCAAGTCGGGCAACGAGACGCGCTGTGTCGAAAGCAGTCTGATTGCCGACGGTGACGACTTCGTCGATGAGCGAGCGATCGAGGATCGATGGCACGAAGCCGGCGCCGATACCCTGAATCTTATGGGGGCCGGGCTGACCGCCGGACAGCACCGGCGAATCTTCCGGCTCGATCGCCACGATCCGCAGGCTCGGCCGGCGCGGCTTCAGAACCTGGGCGACGCCGGTGATTGTCCCCCCCGTGCCGACGCCGGACACGAAAACGTCAACCTCGCCACCGGTGTCGGTCCAAATCTCTTCCGCCGTCGTGCGGCGATGAATTTCGGGATTGGCGGGATTCTCAAATTGCTGCGGCATCACCGCGTTGGGGGTCGAATCGACGAGTTCCTGCGCCTTGGCAATAGCGCCCTTCATGCCTTGCGGAGCCGGAGTCAAAACCAATTCGGCGCCGAGGAGCGCGAGCATTTTGCGCCGTTCGATCGACATGGACTCCGGCATGACGAGAATGAGTCTATAGCCGCGTGCCGCTGCGACGAAGGCGAGGGCGATCCCGGTATTGCCGGAGGTCGGTTCGATCAGCACGCTCTTGCCGGGCGTGATCCGGCCGTCCGCTTCCATCGCGGCGATCATGTTGACGCCGATACGGTCCTTGACGCTGGAAATTGGATTGAAGAATTCGAGCTTGGCCAGAAGGTTCGCCTTGACGCCTTTTTCCTTGGCGATCTTGCTCAGCCTGACGAGCGGTGTATTGCCGACCGTGTCGATAATGGAATCGTAGATGCGTCCGCGCCCGGGGGCTGCGGCGAGGCTTTCGGCCTCTTTCATTGCTGGTTGCGCCATGGTGTCCTCCTCCTGACGACGATGTTCATGATCAGCTCATGACCGTATCGCTGCAGGCTGAAAACGTCGGACGATTAGCCTTCGCCGTTGACGCTCAAACGACACGTTCATGCGCGCCTACCATGAGCTGATGCAATATTATGCTAGTGTTTTTGTCAACTAAACTCCGGCGGGAAACGGTCGCAAACACATTGCTCATATGTTAATTAGAAATATTTGATCAGCGATCCCGTGAAATCAGACGGAGCGCAGCATTCAGATCGTGAAATCCGGGCGCGGAGAATCGTCGGAAAAGATCTTCTTGTCGCAGGCGCTCTGGCAAATATCGTCGATGGTCACAGCTTCGAGTTCGGTCAAAAAAGCTTGTGCCGCCTGCTCGACGATCGGGCCGATGATCAGCTTGACGAAACGGCTTTCTTGCACCTCGGGCGACTCGGTGGCGGCGTCCGCCATCACGGCGCGCACGACTTCCGCCGCGCTGATCCGGCGCCGCTCTCGGGCCAGCTCATAACCGCCGCGAGGGCCGCGTACACCCTTTAAAATATTGGCGCGGACCAGAGTCTGCAGCAAAGTTTCGAGGTGGCGCGGCGGCAGGTTGAGGCGGCCGGCCAGCGCCTTGGCTGCGACAGGCTGTGGCCGCGCGTGAAGGGCGACATCGGCGACGGCGGCCAGCGCGAGCAGGCTGCGATGAGAGAGAAGAATCATCCGTCCTTCTCCAGGCAAAGGGAGGTTCCGGTCGATCCGAACCCGTTGGTCCCGCGTTCCGTTCCGCCGAGTTCTCGCACAATCGTAAGAGAGGCTTGCACCACAGGCGCGATGACCAATTGAGCAATTCGCACACCGCGGCTGATTTCGAAAGGCTCACTGCCGAAATTGACCAGCAGAACTTTAATTTCCCCACGATAATCGGAATCGATCGTGCCCGGCGCGTTCAGAACGGTGACGCCATGCTCCAAAGCGAGCCCAGAGCGGGGCCGCACCTGCGCTTCGAAACCTTGCGGAAGTTGCACAGCAAGCCCGGTCGGCACGAGGTGGCGGGCACCGGGCTCGATGACGATCTTGCTGTCGGCTGCGACGGCTGCGACGAGATCGAGACCGGCCGCGCCCGCGCTTTGATAGCTGGGTAGCGGTAGATCCGCGCCATGTGGGAGCCGCTGGACCGCGATCACTACAGCGGCGCATGTTTCACGCATCGGAGCCGTCCTTGAGCATCGCTTTGAACATTGCAGCAAAGCGTGCGACGAGCCGCTCCGCTACTGCATACTTATGCAGACGCGGCAGCGCCTCCACCCCTGCCTTCGTCACAATCGTTACTTGGTTTTCGTCGCCTCCCATGACGTCGGCTGCGCTGCTCACGTCATTGGCAACGATCACATCGCAGCCCTTGCGCGCCAGTTTCGCTTTTGCGTGGGCGAGGACATCGGTGGTTTCGGCCGCAAATCCGACCACGATGCGGGGGCGTTTTTCACTATGCTGGGCGACCGTGGCTAGAATATCCGGATTTTCGACGAGCTGGAGAACCGGCGCGCCATCAGTGCTTTTTTTGATTTTGTCAGGCGCGGCTTCGGCGGCACGCCAATCGGCGACCGCTGCGGCTGCGATGAAAATATCGGCCGGCAGCGCCGCTTCCACCGCCGCAGCCATTTCGGCCGCGGTCTCGACATGCTTGGTCGCGATGCCAACCGGATCCGGTAGCGTGACCGGGCCACTGATGAGCACGACCTCGGCGCCTGCCGCCGCTGCGGCGGCGGCAAGGGCGTGGCCCTGTTTGCCAGATGAGCGATTGGCAATATAGCGCACCGGATCGAGCGGCTCATGCGTGGGGCCGGAGGTGACGACGACGCGGCGCCCTGCGAGCGGGCCGTCCGTCTCTTGCGACCGTGACCTTAGCGGCAGAGCTATCCTTGTCTCGCCTTGCAGGGCCGCCTCGATCGCCGCCAGAATTGCCGGCGGTTCGCTCATCCGGCCTGGCCCATATTCGCCGCAGGCCATGTCGCCTTCATCGGGGCCGACGACAAGCACGCCATCCCGATGCAGAACCGCCATGTTGCGCCGGGTGGCTGGATGCAGCCACATGCGCAGATTCATTGATGGCGCGACCAAAATCTTCTTATCGGTCGCCAGCAGGAGGGTCGAGGCGAGCTCATTGGCGAGCCCTTGCGCCATTTTAGCGAGAAGGTCGGCGGTTGCGGGTGCCACGACCAGAAGATCGGCGTCGCGCGACAATTGGATGTGTCCGATCTCGGTCTCGTCCGTCAGCGAAAAGAGATCGTCGAACACTTTGCCGCCGGCAAGGCTTGCGACCGATAAGGGCGTGACAAACTCTTTGGCCGCCGCGGTCATCACGATCCGCAGCGACGCGCCCCGTTCGCGCAGCCGGCGAATGAGGTCGAGCACCTTGTAGGCAGCTATGCCGCCGCCGATGATGATGAGTATGCGTTTTCCCGTGAGGGCCATGCGCGATCCCGGACTTCGACCCACGATGATGATCTAGCATATCTGCAATGGTAGAGCATTTTCCGATCGGAAAATTCTGAAAATCAATAAGGTGGAGCATGTTTTGATCAATGGGACGGCAGATTATCCGATGTCTGAGAGAGCGGAAATGTCCACCAACTTTTCTGGAACATGCTGCAGCGAGATGGCAAGCATCTTCGTGAGCTTGGCCACCTTTCGGCGGCTCAGTGCATAATAAAATAGCCAATCAAGGATAGCGCAATCACCCAAAGTGCGAGATGGCCGAGACGCAGGGCATGCGCATGCGCATCTTCGATCTTTTGAAGCGCCGTTTCGGAAATTTCGAAACCCTCTTCGGCGATGACCTCGAGCCGCGCCGTGATGTTTTCCGTCCGCACCAGCGTGGCCGGAAGCCCGGCGGCAAATTTTGCGAGCGAGCCGGTGATGCGCTTCATATCGTCGATCCGGCCGAGGAGGCCGAGATTGTCCTCGATCCAGCTCCGCACCACCGGCTCTGCCGTCGACCACATGTCGAGCTTGGGATCGAGGCCGCGCGCGACGCCTTCGACGACGACCATGGTTTTTTGCAAAAGGACGAGTTCGATGCGTGTCTTCATGTCGAAGAGCGCGGTGACCTCGAACAAAAGCGTGAGAAGCTTCGCCATCGAGATCTGGTCGGCCGGCCGGGCATGGATCGGTTCGCCTATCGCGCGCAAGGCCCGGGCAAAATCCTCGACCGCATGCTGGCGCGGCACATAGCCGGCTTCGAAATGCACCTCCGCGACGCGCCGGTAGTCGCGGGTGATGAAGCCGAAGATAACCTCGGCGAGAAACCGCCGCTCCATCCTGCCGAGCTGCCCCATAATGCCGAAATCGACGGCGGTGAGCCGGCCTTCGCTGTCGATGAAGAGATTGCCTTGATGCATATCGGCATGAAAAAAGCCGTCACGCATCGCATGCCGCAGGAAGGATTGAATGACGGTCCGCCCCAAGGCCGGCAGATCATAGCCCTTGGCCGCGAGCGCGGACGCATCGGAGAGCGGAATGCCGTCGATCCATTCGAGCGTCAGCACCTCGCGCTCGGTCCGATCCCAGTCGACACCGGGCACGCGGAAATCGCTTTCTCCGGCGGTATTCTCGGCGAATTCTGAGGCGGCCGCCGCCTCCAGCCGAAAGTCCATTTCGATCTTCACGGTGCGGGCGAGCGTATCGACGACTTCCACCGGTTTCAGCCGCTTCGCATCGGGAAACCAGCGCTCGGCGATCCGGGCCGCGAAATACATGTCGGAAAGGTCGCGCTTGAAGCGCCGCTCGATGTCGGGACGCAGCACTTTGACGGCGACTTCGCGTTCGCCCTTGCCGTCGCGGACGCGGGCCTTATGGACCTGCGCGATCGAGGCGGCGGCGACGGGTTCGCCGAACGCGACGAAGATCTCGTCGAGTGGCCGGGAAAAGGCGGCTTCGATCGTCTTCACCGCCAATGCGCGCGGAAAAGGTGCCATGCGGTCTTGCAGACGCTCGAGCCGGAGGGCGACCTCGGGGCCGACGACATCGGGTCGTGTCGCCAAGAACTGTCCGAGCTTCACATAAGATGGACCAAGGCGGCCGATGGCTTCGGGCAAAACATCGATCCCGGAGCCACGCTGGCGCCGGGCGATGAGCTTTGCCAAGACGAAAGGCACACGCGCGGAGATCGGCAGGCTCGTGAGATCGATATGGCTGAAGACGCCGGCACGGGCGAGAACAAAGCCCGCACGTGTAAGCCGCAGTATATGCCCCGGGGAAAAAATCACGCGTCGAGCGCTTTCGATGTGAGATGTGGCATGGACAGGCGTTCGGCTCCTGCGAGCACCAGCGCCCGGCTGGAACGCCGGGCTATGCTCTAGAGCGTTTTCCGATCGGGTGGAAACCCCCGATCGGAAAACGCTCCAAATCAATAAGCCGGAGCATGTTCTCATCAGAAAAGTCGATCAGCTTTTCTGGAACATGCTTTAGAACATGTCCGGAAAAAGTTGACAGGCTTTCCGATATTTTTGACATCGGATATATCTGGTGGCCCATTGAGGATATGCTCCAACTTGTTGAAGCAAGGTTGGGTTGCCCAGCTTATTTGGGTCGGCTGTCGGGTATTTTCATAATGGCCGGACGTGAGAGGAAGCCTGGAAGCTACGCCATTCGGTTCACATTTTCCGATTGATTTTACAAGATATGGTGGTGACCAAACCTTATTCTCGGCGGCTCCGCGACCAGCCAAACATATCTGCGGCGGATGCGCGCCGCTGCCGCAGGCGCGGCAAAAGGATTCTCGCGACAATCTAGCTTGATCTGCGCATCTTTCGACGGAAGGGTAACACGCGGTTCGATCGCGTCGGTTGAGCTGATAGGCGAGTTGCGGTAGGGGGCGATGAGCAGAGTGGAGGCGAGCGCGCCGCACTGTGCGGAAGGCAATTCGGAGATGCCGCCCGTGCCGCCTCCAGAGCCTAAGCGGCTTTCCTTTGGCATTTTGAGTGCCGGAGCGGTCGGCAATATTCTTGAATGGTATGATTTCGGGCTCTATGGGCTTTTCGCGCCGGTTTTGGCGGCGCTCTTCTTTCCGGCGCATGACCGCACCGCCGCATTGCTCGGCGTCTATGGCGGCTTTGCGGTCGGTTTCATGATGCGGCCGATCGGCGGTTTGGTTTTGGGCCATTTCGGCGATCGGCTCGGCCGACGTTTCGTCTTGATCTGGTCGATCGCCATGATGGGGGTCACGACCGCGGCGATCGGTCTTTTGCCGACCTATTCGGAAATCGGCATCGGCGCACCTGTCCTGCTGCTTCTGCTGCGAATCGTTCAAGGCTTTTCCGTCGGCGGCGAATTCACCGGCTCGGTCGCCTATCTAGTGGAAAGCGCGCCGCCGCATCGGCGCGGGCTCGCCGGCAGCTTCGCCAATATCGGCGCGACAGCCGGCATGCTACTCGCCGCCGGCATCGCTGCCGCGGCGATCACCTTCTCTGACCCCAAACATCTGCAGAGCTGGCTCTGGCGCATCCCGTTTCTGTTCGGTGGCCTCATTGCGGCGCTCGGCTTTCTCCTGCGCAATCGTCTTCAGGAGCCAAACCCGGCGCGAAAGCCGTCACGGCCGGATAGGTTGCCGCTGAAACAGGCGATCAGCGACGCGCCGCGAACCATGCTATGGGCGACATTGTTCACTTCGGGCTATGGCATCGTCGATTATCTCACCATGGTGTTCCTGCCGACTTATGCGAGCGAATACGGGGGGATCAGTGAAAGCCATGCGTTGCAGATCAATACCGTGGCGCAGGCGGTCGCCCTGGCGATCGTGCCTTTGGCCGGCTGGAAGACGGATCATGCGATCCGCCGGCGAAGCTTGCTGATCGGTGTCTTCCTCGCCGAATGCGCTGTCGCATGGTTCTGTTTCAAACTGGCCTATGGCGGCGGTTTGGGCGGCTTCTTCGTGGCACAGATCGGCTTCGGCCTCTTGCTTGCGCTTGTGATGGGGACGGCGCCGGCGATGCTGGCCGAGCAATTCAAGAGCGATTACCGTCTGAGCGGTTATTCGCTGTGTTTCAACATCGGGATCGGCATTGCCGGCGGCACGGCGCCGATCGTCGCCACCGTGCTCATCGCCGCGACGGGCAATCACTTCGCGCCCGCGCTTTATCTGATGCTCGCCAGCGCCATTGCGGCCGGGGCGGCCTTCATGCTGGTGGATGGCAGTCGCGCCCCCCTGCGCTGAGGTTGCAGGCGCAAAGAGAAGGCGTTGCGAGCTCGGCACAAGCCTCTGGGATTATCCTCATCCCACATGAAATTAGCTTCGACCCTCCGTCGTCCACCGGCGTCATGGCCACACTCCCCGACCATGGCGACCATCCCAGGGCGGGACGTGGCGGCCTCTTCCGGCCGCGCGCCCTCGGGAGTTGATCTCGCCCTTTTTTCCGGTGGCGACGAAAGGGTCTTTCTCAACCCTGTCACCGGACGCACAAAATATGGCACGCCGCATGGCTGCGCCGAAGACGAGGCCTGGTTCTCGTCTTCGACGGGCACGGCGATTTCGGCCCGCGGCTATGCGGCCGCCGTGGCGGCTTGGCAAAAGTTTTTTGCCGGTAGCCAGACGCTCGAAGAAGGCTTCGACGAGATCCGTCAAAAATTGACGCAGATTTTTGGCATCGAAGGAACCCAAGCCGTCCTCGCCGGCTCGGGAACCGAAGCCGTCCTCATCTCGCTTGCTCTGGCGCGCATGGTCTGCCGGGCCAGTGTCACCGCCATCATCGTTGGGTGCGCCGAGACAGGACGTGGCGTGAGCGCCGCCGCGGCAGGTCTGCATTTTGTCCGCCAGGCGGCTTTTGCCGCAGTCATCCCCGGCGATCGATTGGCCGGTTTCGAGACCATGGACATCAACGTCGATACGGTCGCGATCCGCGACCGAGGCGGCGCTTTACGGCCACCCGGCGAGGTCGATGCGGAACTCGCGCAAAAAGCCGAGACGGCGCGCCGTGCCGGGCGCGATGTCATCATTCATCGGCTCGAAGCCTCGAAGACCGGCCATTCCGCGCCGAGCCTCGCCGTGCTCGACCAGCTTTGCAAAGCCGCGCCAGGCCAGATTTTGGTGCTCGCCGACGCCTGCCAACTCAGATGTTCGGCGGCGCATGTCCAAAGCCTTCTGCAGCGCGGCTATCTCGTCTCTTTGACCGGATCGAAATTCGCTGGCGGACCGCCCTTCGCTGGCGCGCTTCTCGTCCCGCCCGCCGTTATGCAACGGCTGCGGCCGATGCCCTTGCCGGCGGGTTTGGCGGCCTATAGCGCGCAATTGGACTGGCCGCCGATGTTGCGGCCCATGCTGTCGCCCGGCCTTCTGCCTCTGGCCAATATCGGCTTGGCCTTGCGTTGGCA
The window above is part of the Methylovirgula sp. HY1 genome. Proteins encoded here:
- a CDS encoding nuclear transport factor 2 family protein, which codes for MSDLRPPLPPFTFETATQKVRLAENAWNGRDPVKVAGAYTEDSIWRNRSEFLQGRAAIIEFLARKWAKELDYRLIKELWGFHENRIAVRFQYEWRDAADNWYRSYGNEQWEFDAAGLMRRREASINDVPITEAARKFFWPAGPRPNDAPGLAEQGL
- a CDS encoding penicillin-binding protein activator, whose translation is MANDTSNWRARLGMHGFRARGSSLRGIGAAAARVAMLAATLSLGACGAFNTAGNGGASDDLAVAAPVDPVQTQALPAPQGATQIGTGPVKVALILPLTQGTAPSSVGTSLRNAADLALSEAGNTDITLLVKDDQSTPAGAQAAAQAAVADGADLIIGPLYSPNVRAAAGITTAAKKPMIAFSTDASVAQPGVYLLSFLVETYVDRIVDYAMSQGKRSFAALIPDNDYGRIAAAEFQQVAARRGVRVMEIDHYQPQTMNAAVQKIAALGNQIDALFIADQASAMPAMARALTANNLNSHKLQILGTGLWNDPRVLSLPALQGAWFAAPDNTGFNAFAARYRAKYGSDPTRIATLSYDAVSLAVALAHRPGPDRFSTAILTNRAGFNGADGVFRFQPNGLNDRGLAIMKIDNGMAAQVSPAPHVLTASST
- a CDS encoding TetR/AcrR family transcriptional regulator; this encodes MSPRGRDRAEVLAALAEVFREHGFEGASLSLITEKTGLGKGSLYNFFPGGKSEMAAAVLAEIDLWFETHIFKPLRQDEQPWSAIEHMLIAVDDYFRSGRRLCLVGVLALGDSRDRFGQQVGSYFSAWTQALTDALARAGHDTDTAQALAEDTVAALQGALILARAVPASDVFARMIARLKGRLAPPHDA
- the dut gene encoding dUTP diphosphatase; amino-acid sequence: MRETCAAVVIAVQRLPHGADLPLPSYQSAGAAGLDLVAAVAADSKIVIEPGARHLVPTGLAVQLPQGFEAQVRPRSGLALEHGVTVLNAPGTIDSDYRGEIKVLLVNFGSEPFEISRGVRIAQLVIAPVVQASLTIVRELGGTERGTNGFGSTGTSLCLEKDG
- a CDS encoding YraN family protein, encoding MTSHSKSVEKRRRALAAGWHAETIAILYLRLKGYRILARRYGAAGGEIDLVARKYDAIVFVEVKFRPDITAAMTAIDAAQCRRISRAAAHWLVANPWAARLTLRGDAVCLAPWRWPRHTIAALPLNIG
- a CDS encoding Rrf2 family transcriptional regulator, which produces MILLSHRSLLALAAVADVALHARPQPVAAKALAGRLNLPPRHLETLLQTLVRANILKGVRGPRGGYELARERRRISAAEVVRAVMADAATESPEVQESRFVKLIIGPIVEQAAQAFLTELEAVTIDDICQSACDKKIFSDDSPRPDFTI
- the cysK gene encoding cysteine synthase A, with product MAQPAMKEAESLAAAPGRGRIYDSIIDTVGNTPLVRLSKIAKEKGVKANLLAKLEFFNPISSVKDRIGVNMIAAMEADGRITPGKSVLIEPTSGNTGIALAFVAAARGYRLILVMPESMSIERRKMLALLGAELVLTPAPQGMKGAIAKAQELVDSTPNAVMPQQFENPANPEIHRRTTAEEIWTDTGGEVDVFVSGVGTGGTITGVAQVLKPRRPSLRIVAIEPEDSPVLSGGQPGPHKIQGIGAGFVPSILDRSLIDEVVTVGNQTAFDTARLVARLEGIPVGISSGAAVAAAVEIGLRPEFEGKNIVIIIPSFAERYLSTALFDGL
- the rsmI gene encoding 16S rRNA (cytidine(1402)-2'-O)-methyltransferase, with product MNEDAEAKTDDTLAVPRPFVGTATKTYTAFGLKAEAEPLAPGLHVVATPIGNLADISLRALATLAAADVVVAEDTRVTKKLLAHYGIATPLVAYHEHNAAVMRPHLLARLANGAALALVSDAGTPLISDPGFKLVAAALAENIPLTSVPGASAVLAALVVAGLPTDRFFFEGFLPTKSVARRQRIAELAAIPGTLVFFESPHRVAEALADLHAVLGPREAAMARELTKHFETVRRGSLADLATALAEGPTPKGEIVLLVAPPSDEAAILDPADLDAKISKALETLSVKEAATVIAAETGQPRRKVYARAIELSARTR
- the coaBC gene encoding bifunctional phosphopantothenoylcysteine decarboxylase/phosphopantothenate--cysteine ligase CoaBC codes for the protein MALTGKRILIIIGGGIAAYKVLDLIRRLRERGASLRIVMTAAAKEFVTPLSVASLAGGKVFDDLFSLTDETEIGHIQLSRDADLLVVAPATADLLAKMAQGLANELASTLLLATDKKILVAPSMNLRMWLHPATRRNMAVLHRDGVLVVGPDEGDMACGEYGPGRMSEPPAILAAIEAALQGETRIALPLRSRSQETDGPLAGRRVVVTSGPTHEPLDPVRYIANRSSGKQGHALAAAAAAAGAEVVLISGPVTLPDPVGIATKHVETAAEMAAAVEAALPADIFIAAAAVADWRAAEAAPDKIKKSTDGAPVLQLVENPDILATVAQHSEKRPRIVVGFAAETTDVLAHAKAKLARKGCDVIVANDVSSAADVMGGDENQVTIVTKAGVEALPRLHKYAVAERLVARFAAMFKAMLKDGSDA